A stretch of Comamonadaceae bacterium M7527 DNA encodes these proteins:
- the hisI gene encoding phosphoribosyl-AMP cyclohydrolase, translated as MSVMNWLDSIKWDAQGLVPVIAQEQGSGDVLMFAWMNREALAKTAELKRAVYFSRSRNKLWFKGEESGHVQTVHNIRLDCDADVVLLSVTQLGHEPGIACHTGRHSCFYQELMASEAGQSQWVANAPVLKDPDSIYK; from the coding sequence ATCAGCGTTATGAATTGGTTAGACAGTATCAAATGGGACGCGCAGGGCTTGGTGCCTGTGATCGCGCAAGAGCAGGGCAGTGGTGACGTGCTGATGTTTGCGTGGATGAACCGCGAGGCATTGGCGAAGACCGCTGAGCTCAAGCGTGCGGTGTACTTCAGCCGCTCGCGCAACAAGCTGTGGTTCAAGGGTGAAGAGTCCGGCCATGTGCAAACCGTGCACAACATCCGCCTGGATTGCGACGCCGACGTGGTGTTGCTTAGTGTGACGCAATTGGGGCATGAGCCTGGCATTGCCTGCCACACCGGCCGTCACAGCTGCTTTTACCAGGAACTCATGGCCAGCGAGGCTGGACAGTCCCAGTGGGTGGCGAATGCGCCCGTGCTCAAAGACCCAGACAGCATTTACAAATAG